The following are from one region of the Bacillus sp. (in: firmicutes) genome:
- a CDS encoding cysteine desulfurase, producing the protein MQQPVYLDHAATTPTHPEVAQAMMPIMINIFGNPSSAHSFGRRARREVDEARAFIAKSINATENEIIFTSGGTEADNTALFGVANAHKDRGNHIITTAIEHHAVLHTCKQLEKEGFEITYLPVNNHGEISIEDLKAAVKESTILVSVMYGNNEVGTIQPVKEIGELCSEANILFHTDAVQAYGIQAIDVKELHIDLMSVSAHKINGPKGIGFLYVKNSVKLIPRQHGGEQERKRRAGTENVAGIVGFKEAVHLAQTDMLEKREKYEQFKQKMLEVFQKEKIQFNVNGEGAKDLLPHVFNISFPSTNVESMLVNLDLAGIAASSGSACTAGSIDPSHVLVAMYGKDSDKITNSIRFSFGLGNTLEEIEKASFEIAKIVNRK; encoded by the coding sequence ATGCAGCAACCAGTTTACCTAGACCATGCCGCGACAACTCCTACCCATCCAGAGGTAGCTCAAGCAATGATGCCGATTATGATTAATATTTTCGGCAATCCTTCGAGTGCTCATTCCTTTGGCCGAAGAGCGCGGCGTGAGGTAGATGAAGCGAGAGCGTTCATTGCTAAATCAATCAATGCAACTGAAAACGAAATCATTTTTACGAGCGGTGGCACTGAAGCTGATAATACCGCTCTATTTGGTGTTGCTAATGCCCATAAGGACAGAGGCAATCACATTATTACGACGGCTATTGAACATCATGCCGTTCTTCATACTTGCAAACAACTTGAAAAAGAAGGCTTTGAGATTACTTATTTGCCTGTAAACAATCACGGCGAAATTAGTATAGAGGACTTAAAAGCGGCGGTTAAGGAGTCTACTATTTTAGTGTCTGTTATGTATGGAAATAATGAGGTCGGCACAATTCAACCTGTTAAAGAAATTGGCGAGCTATGTTCAGAAGCTAATATTTTATTCCATACGGATGCTGTTCAAGCATATGGGATTCAAGCTATTGATGTGAAAGAATTGCATATAGATTTAATGTCTGTTTCCGCTCATAAAATAAACGGTCCTAAAGGGATTGGTTTTTTATATGTGAAAAATAGTGTGAAGCTTATTCCGCGCCAACATGGTGGTGAACAGGAACGGAAACGTCGGGCAGGAACAGAAAATGTTGCTGGTATTGTCGGCTTCAAAGAAGCGGTTCACTTGGCGCAAACGGATATGCTTGAAAAACGAGAGAAATATGAGCAATTTAAACAAAAAATGCTTGAAGTTTTTCAAAAAGAAAAAATTCAGTTTAATGTGAATGGTGAAGGTGCAAAGGACTTGCTTCCTCATGTTTTCAATATTTCATTTCCTAGTACAAATGTAGAATCGATGCTTGTGAACCTCGATTTAGCGGGTATTGCGGCATCAAGCGGATCTGCCTGTACTGCGGGATCAATTGACCCTTCTCATGTTTTAGTTGCTATGTATGGGAAAGATTCGGATAAAATCACAAATTCAATTCGCTTTAGTTTTGGCTTGGGAAACACACTAGAGGAAATTGAAAAGGCTTCATTTGAAATAGCTAAAATTGTTAATAGGAAGTAG
- a CDS encoding Rrf2 family transcriptional regulator — MKISTKGRYGLTIMIALAKKHGEGPTPLKNIAKDHDLSEHYLEQLIAPLRNAGLVKSIRGAYGGYVLARDAENITAGDIIRVLEGPISPVEVLEDEEPAKRELWIKIRDAVKEVLDTTTLQYLADYEGNNHDAYMFYI; from the coding sequence GTGAAGATTTCTACAAAGGGGCGTTACGGCTTAACAATCATGATTGCGCTCGCGAAAAAACATGGTGAAGGGCCGACTCCGCTTAAAAATATTGCCAAGGATCATGATTTGTCTGAACATTATTTGGAACAATTAATTGCCCCACTGCGCAATGCTGGTTTAGTAAAAAGTATCCGCGGTGCATATGGTGGTTATGTTTTGGCAAGGGATGCCGAAAATATAACTGCAGGTGATATCATTCGAGTGCTTGAAGGCCCGATTAGTCCTGTCGAAGTGCTCGAGGATGAAGAACCGGCAAAACGTGAGTTATGGATAAAAATTCGTGATGCAGTTAAGGAAGTATTAGATACAACTACTCTTCAATATCTTGCTGATTACGAAGGGAATAATCATGATGCCTATATGTTCTACATTTAA
- a CDS encoding replication-associated recombination protein A gives MLLFDFLVEEPLSYRMRPRNIDEIVGQKHIIGKGTALYKMIHNGYVPSILLYGQPGVGKTSIAKAIAGTVQHPFVAINATTAGKKNLEDAVELAKADGKLILFIDEIHRFNKAQQDYLLPHVERGLITLIGATTENPFHDVNPAIRSRCGQIKELKPLTPADLEELLSRALCDEERGLGKMNINISKEAIQLISSTTNGDARSALNILEEVVQAAKDKDSDSIHINIELVKECVENKGFSHDKQGDLYYSLLSCLQKSIRGSDVSAALHYLARLIEGGDLISICRRLMVIAYEDIALAAPEVGVHTVAAINAVERLGLPEARIPLANIVIEQCLSPKSNSAYKALDLALEDVRKGAIGEIPIHLRDAHYKGAQVLGHGIGYKYPHDYPNSWVKQQYLPDNLKDKQYYVPKESGHEKHFSKVFARLEELKHGNDK, from the coding sequence ATGTTGTTATTTGATTTTTTAGTTGAGGAACCTCTTTCCTATCGGATGAGACCTCGTAATATAGATGAAATCGTTGGTCAAAAGCATATTATTGGAAAAGGAACAGCGCTGTACAAAATGATTCACAATGGCTATGTTCCATCTATTTTACTGTACGGACAGCCTGGTGTTGGAAAAACATCAATTGCCAAAGCAATCGCAGGTACAGTTCAACATCCGTTTGTAGCTATAAATGCAACGACTGCCGGAAAAAAAAATTTAGAGGATGCCGTTGAATTGGCTAAGGCAGACGGTAAGTTAATTTTATTTATCGATGAAATCCACCGCTTTAATAAAGCACAACAAGACTATCTTTTGCCACATGTCGAACGAGGATTGATTACTTTAATTGGGGCAACAACAGAAAATCCGTTTCATGATGTTAATCCAGCAATCAGAAGCAGATGTGGGCAGATTAAGGAATTAAAACCGCTTACTCCAGCAGATTTAGAGGAATTATTATCGCGTGCTTTATGTGATGAAGAACGAGGATTAGGAAAAATGAATATTAATATTTCCAAGGAAGCCATCCAGCTTATTTCTTCCACAACAAATGGAGACGCAAGATCTGCTTTAAATATTCTTGAAGAAGTTGTGCAAGCGGCAAAAGATAAAGATTCCGATTCTATTCATATTAATATAGAGTTAGTTAAGGAATGTGTCGAAAACAAAGGTTTTTCCCATGATAAACAAGGTGATCTTTATTATTCACTATTATCATGTCTGCAAAAGTCAATAAGAGGTAGTGATGTGTCAGCAGCCTTGCATTACCTTGCACGGCTCATTGAAGGTGGAGACTTAATTTCCATTTGTCGTCGATTAATGGTAATCGCTTACGAAGATATTGCTCTTGCGGCGCCAGAAGTTGGTGTTCATACAGTAGCAGCCATCAATGCTGTTGAACGACTAGGCTTACCAGAAGCAAGAATACCATTGGCAAATATTGTGATTGAACAATGCTTATCGCCAAAATCAAATAGCGCCTATAAAGCATTGGACTTAGCATTAGAGGATGTTAGAAAAGGCGCTATTGGTGAAATCCCTATCCATTTAAGGGATGCACATTATAAAGGGGCTCAAGTATTGGGCCATGGAATTGGTTACAAATATCCCCATGATTACCCGAATTCATGGGTAAAACAACAGTATTTGCCTGATAACTTGAAGGACAAGCAATATTATGTTCCAAAAGAAAGTGGGCATGAAAAACACTTTTCTAAGGTTTTTGCAAGATTAGAAGAGCTTAAGCATGGCAATGATAAGTGA
- a CDS encoding ATP-dependent RecD-like DNA helicase — MEKQQSIEFIEEQKKFIKGKIIVMIFHNEQTLYSVARIRIMETNEQYDEKEVVVAGYFPYIHEDESYTFFGSFHQHPRYGMQYQINQFRKELPQSKDGIIQYLSSDLFTGIGKKTAKKIVDTLGERAISKILENPSILTTIPKFPEEKAKILYDTLMHHQGLERIMIALANYGFGPQLSMKIYQTYKENTLEIIEDNPYKLIEDVEGIGFARADELGQMLGISGSHPDRIRAGCIYILNQQSLQEGHVYSLLEPYIIQIYKLINEKAKETKVSEIDISREIIALGEEGKLIIEENRVYLPSLYFSEKGIVTSLKRIAEQKEYTEQFPESEFLKALGGLEERLNVQYAPSQKTAIQSAISSPLMILTGGPGTGKTTVIKGIVEIYAELHGCSLNHKDYDKDDCFPIILCAPTGRAAKRMTESTGLPAVTIHRLLGWNGNEGFNHDEDDPIEGKLVVIDEFSMVDVWLANQLFKALPPAIQVIIVGDEDQLPSVGPGQVLKDILKSGKINTVRLTDIYRQSEGSSIIDLAHSIKDGVIPDDITKPRVDRAFFQCKQNQVLEVVRQVSANALKKGYTAKDVQVLAPMYRGSAGIDALNPMLQNLFNPKSDQKRELIFGEIAYRVGDKVLQLVNQPDDNVFNGDIGEIVSIIYAKENLEKQDQIFINYEGTQVMYTRQDLNNITHAYCCSIHKSQGSEFPIVILPIVKGYYRMLRRNLIYTAVTRSKDYLILCGEEEALKSGVSRQDEGLRQTTLTSKLIERFGEKDVDEVNEENMETLSPYDFM, encoded by the coding sequence ATGGAAAAACAGCAATCGATAGAGTTTATTGAAGAACAAAAAAAATTTATTAAAGGAAAAATCATTGTTATGATTTTTCACAATGAACAGACTTTATATTCTGTTGCAAGAATTCGCATTATGGAAACGAATGAGCAATATGATGAAAAAGAAGTCGTCGTTGCTGGTTACTTTCCATACATACATGAAGATGAATCTTATACATTTTTTGGTAGCTTCCATCAACATCCTCGTTATGGGATGCAATATCAAATCAATCAATTTCGCAAGGAATTACCACAATCAAAGGATGGCATTATTCAATACCTTTCAAGCGATTTATTTACCGGCATTGGCAAAAAAACGGCAAAAAAAATTGTAGATACATTAGGAGAGCGAGCCATCTCAAAAATATTAGAAAACCCTTCCATTTTAACAACAATTCCGAAGTTTCCCGAGGAAAAAGCAAAAATATTATATGATACATTGATGCACCACCAAGGGTTAGAGCGAATCATGATTGCTCTAGCTAATTATGGATTTGGTCCACAGCTTTCCATGAAAATATACCAAACATATAAAGAAAACACGTTAGAAATCATCGAAGATAATCCTTATAAATTAATTGAAGATGTTGAAGGGATTGGCTTTGCAAGGGCAGACGAATTAGGACAAATGTTAGGGATATCAGGAAGCCACCCAGATCGAATTCGTGCTGGATGTATTTATATTTTAAATCAGCAATCATTGCAGGAAGGCCATGTCTATTCATTGCTAGAGCCTTACATAATCCAGATTTATAAATTAATTAATGAAAAGGCAAAAGAAACGAAAGTGTCCGAAATCGATATTTCTCGGGAAATAATCGCGCTTGGTGAAGAAGGAAAATTAATTATTGAAGAAAACAGAGTTTATTTGCCATCGCTTTATTTTTCCGAAAAAGGCATTGTGACAAGCTTAAAAAGAATTGCAGAGCAAAAAGAATACACGGAACAGTTTCCGGAATCTGAATTTTTAAAGGCACTTGGCGGCCTTGAAGAAAGATTAAATGTGCAATATGCTCCCTCACAAAAAACTGCCATTCAAAGTGCCATTTCTTCTCCACTAATGATTTTAACTGGTGGCCCCGGGACTGGGAAAACGACAGTTATAAAAGGGATTGTTGAAATTTACGCCGAACTGCATGGCTGTTCTTTAAACCATAAAGATTATGATAAAGATGACTGTTTTCCAATCATTCTTTGTGCACCAACAGGTAGAGCGGCAAAACGAATGACAGAGTCAACTGGCTTGCCAGCTGTCACGATTCATCGACTCCTTGGCTGGAACGGTAATGAAGGCTTTAATCATGATGAAGATGATCCGATTGAAGGAAAGCTCGTGGTCATTGATGAATTTTCAATGGTCGATGTGTGGCTTGCTAACCAATTATTTAAGGCATTGCCACCAGCAATCCAAGTAATCATCGTCGGCGACGAGGATCAATTGCCATCTGTTGGTCCCGGCCAAGTTTTAAAGGATATACTAAAATCGGGAAAAATAAATACAGTCCGCCTTACAGATATTTATCGCCAATCAGAAGGTTCTTCCATTATCGATTTGGCCCATAGTATTAAAGATGGTGTAATACCTGACGATATTACGAAACCGAGGGTGGATCGAGCTTTTTTTCAATGCAAGCAAAACCAGGTTTTGGAAGTAGTTCGTCAAGTTAGTGCAAACGCTCTAAAAAAAGGCTATACGGCAAAGGATGTTCAAGTGTTAGCTCCTATGTATCGGGGCAGCGCTGGAATAGATGCATTAAATCCAATGCTGCAAAATCTTTTTAACCCAAAATCCGACCAAAAACGAGAACTAATCTTTGGGGAAATTGCATATCGTGTTGGCGATAAAGTACTGCAGCTTGTCAATCAGCCTGATGATAATGTTTTTAACGGTGACATCGGTGAAATTGTCAGCATTATTTATGCGAAGGAGAATCTCGAAAAACAAGACCAAATTTTCATCAATTATGAAGGAACGCAAGTGATGTATACACGGCAAGATTTAAATAACATAACCCACGCTTATTGCTGCTCTATTCATAAGTCACAGGGAAGCGAATTTCCAATTGTTATTTTGCCAATTGTAAAGGGATATTATCGAATGTTAAGAAGAAATTTAATCTATACCGCTGTCACTCGCAGTAAAGATTATTTAATTCTTTGTGGTGAAGAAGAAGCCCTGAAGAGTGGTGTATCGCGCCAAGATGAAGGTTTACGACAAACAACATTGACATCAAAGCTAATCGAGCGTTTTGGAGAAAAGGACGTCGACGAGGTTAATGAAGAAAACATGGAAACATTATCACCGTATGATTTTATGTGA
- a CDS encoding YitT family protein, translating to MIFSDERRINLKQWIVYLVGLLVMTFGIVLVIQADLGSAPWDVLHIGLYKQFGLTIGSWTIFVGIIVLSTSAILAKAFPKLGAFLNMLLCGIFIDMYLLIPWLKTPASMVGQFLMLSLGIIFMAYGMAIYVSANVGTGPRDSLMLVIMQITKMKVQWIRFIMEVLVLTVGWMLGGPVGVGTIVFCLTIGHVTGFALPQCQKIINNWIEKRRANIVTETSNSL from the coding sequence ATCATTTTTTCAGACGAAAGAAGGATTAACTTGAAACAATGGATTGTTTACTTAGTAGGACTGTTGGTCATGACTTTTGGAATTGTATTAGTCATTCAAGCTGACCTTGGCAGTGCTCCATGGGATGTGCTCCATATTGGGCTATATAAGCAATTTGGTTTAACAATCGGAAGCTGGACCATTTTTGTAGGAATTATTGTGCTAAGCACTTCAGCTATTTTGGCAAAAGCGTTCCCGAAATTAGGCGCCTTTTTAAATATGCTTTTATGTGGAATTTTTATTGATATGTATTTATTAATACCATGGCTAAAGACGCCAGCTTCAATGGTTGGCCAATTTTTGATGCTATCTCTCGGAATTATTTTTATGGCTTATGGAATGGCTATTTATGTTTCAGCAAATGTGGGGACCGGACCAAGAGACAGTCTTATGCTAGTCATTATGCAAATAACAAAAATGAAAGTTCAATGGATACGCTTTATTATGGAAGTTCTTGTACTAACTGTTGGTTGGATGCTAGGGGGACCAGTTGGGGTTGGAACGATTGTTTTTTGTTTAACAATTGGTCATGTAACAGGATTCGCGTTGCCGCAGTGTCAAAAAATCATAAATAACTGGATAGAAAAAAGACGCGCCAATATCGTAACTGAAACATCGAACAGTCTGTAA
- a CDS encoding photosystem reaction center subunit H translates to MRTFSSIRDLPVYNQATGKELGKVLDLCFDNNGTVNGLMVDTKGLLKKNKLIPYSQISSIGMDGIMLSNEPTTEEQMTQNRNGVHFLQNGQERIIGKPLVTTEGEKLGLVEDVYFREELGTIIGYEVTDGFFADMTEGRKVYKSGAPLTIGESILIVDLN, encoded by the coding sequence TTGCGAACGTTCTCGTCAATAAGAGATTTACCAGTTTATAATCAAGCAACAGGTAAGGAGCTCGGTAAAGTTTTAGATCTTTGTTTTGATAACAACGGTACAGTCAATGGTTTGATGGTGGATACAAAGGGGTTATTAAAAAAAAATAAACTTATTCCCTATTCTCAAATTTCCTCAATAGGAATGGACGGGATTATGTTGTCTAATGAACCAACAACTGAAGAGCAAATGACGCAAAACCGAAATGGAGTACATTTTCTTCAAAATGGCCAGGAGCGAATTATTGGCAAACCTTTAGTGACGACTGAAGGCGAAAAACTTGGGTTGGTAGAAGATGTATATTTTAGGGAAGAATTGGGCACCATTATAGGGTATGAAGTTACGGACGGATTTTTCGCTGATATGACAGAAGGCCGCAAGGTTTATAAATCTGGAGCACCTTTGACAATAGGCGAAAGTATCCTAATCGTTGATTTAAATTAA
- a CDS encoding tetratricopeptide repeat protein, whose protein sequence is MTDKNTLGIQYMQQGKYEDAAKIFNEVIAENPNNPIAYINFGNLLAAVGEHVRAIAFFNKALEIDSTLATAYYGAGNTYYNQEDYIKAKDNFEQAIKLGLQEADVYFMLAMSLAQLGQEKLALPYFQRVIELNEFDEDAHFQYGLCLALLEMIDEAIPHFEKTIELNDEHTDSYYNLGVAYAFKDEPEKALTMFEKALEIQPDHFLAANGKKNVEQLFRKH, encoded by the coding sequence ATGACAGATAAAAATACCCTCGGCATTCAATATATGCAGCAAGGGAAGTATGAGGATGCTGCAAAGATTTTCAATGAAGTTATTGCGGAAAACCCGAATAATCCAATTGCTTATATTAACTTTGGTAATTTACTTGCTGCAGTTGGAGAGCATGTCCGTGCGATTGCGTTTTTTAACAAAGCGTTGGAAATCGATAGCACTTTAGCGACTGCTTACTATGGAGCAGGAAATACATATTACAATCAAGAAGATTACATTAAAGCAAAAGACAATTTTGAACAGGCAATCAAACTCGGCTTACAGGAAGCAGATGTTTATTTTATGTTGGCGATGAGCTTGGCCCAGCTCGGTCAAGAAAAACTGGCTCTTCCTTATTTTCAAAGAGTGATTGAACTAAATGAATTTGACGAAGATGCCCACTTCCAATATGGTTTATGTTTAGCATTGTTGGAAATGATTGATGAAGCGATTCCGCATTTTGAAAAAACAATCGAGTTAAACGATGAGCATACAGATAGCTATTATAATTTAGGTGTTGCTTATGCTTTTAAAGACGAGCCAGAAAAAGCACTTACTATGTTTGAAAAAGCGTTAGAGATTCAACCTGATCACTTTTTAGCAGCAAATGGCAAGAAAAATGTGGAACAATTGTTTCGAAAGCATTAA
- a CDS encoding DUF3918 family protein gives MNKTMTSLLALGIGAAAYSMSRGNNNFINSRTMKKMRRRISRAIY, from the coding sequence ATGAATAAAACAATGACGTCTCTATTGGCATTAGGAATCGGGGCTGCCGCTTATAGTATGAGTAGGGGGAACAATAATTTCATCAATAGCAGAACGATGAAAAAAATGAGAAGGCGTATTTCTAGGGCTATTTATTAG
- the mnmA gene encoding tRNA 2-thiouridine(34) synthase MnmA: protein MKNSKTPAEMRVVVGMSGGVDSSVAAYVLKQQGYDVIGIFMKNWDDTDENGVCTATEDFDDVIRVCNQIGIPYYAVNFEKQYWDKVFTYFLDEYKAGRTPNPDVMCNKEIKFKAFLEHALTLGADYLATGHYAQVEYRDGEYKMLRGVDDNKDQTYFLNQLGQDQLSKVMFPLGKLPKSEVRKIAAEAGLATATKKDSTGICFIGERNFKEFLSNYLPAQPGKMTTLDGEVKGTHDGLMYYTIGQRHGLGIGGAGEPWFAIGKNLKENILYVGQGFHNEALYSDSLLAVNVSWVSDQKPMEPFHCTAKFRYRQPDIPVTVEIIDDNIVKVIFGEPVRAITPGQSVVFYNGDECLGGATIDEVYKNNERLTYV from the coding sequence ATGAAAAACTCAAAAACACCTGCAGAAATGCGTGTTGTCGTCGGGATGTCTGGTGGTGTTGATTCCTCAGTTGCCGCTTATGTTTTAAAACAACAGGGTTATGACGTAATCGGAATTTTTATGAAAAACTGGGATGATACGGATGAAAACGGTGTTTGTACAGCAACCGAGGATTTCGATGATGTCATTCGTGTTTGCAATCAAATTGGCATTCCTTATTATGCTGTTAATTTTGAGAAGCAGTATTGGGATAAGGTATTTACGTATTTTTTAGATGAATATAAAGCAGGACGAACGCCAAATCCCGATGTAATGTGTAATAAAGAAATTAAATTCAAAGCGTTTTTAGAGCATGCTCTTACATTAGGAGCCGATTATTTAGCGACAGGCCACTATGCCCAAGTTGAATATCGCGACGGTGAATACAAGATGTTACGCGGTGTTGATGATAATAAAGATCAAACGTATTTTTTAAATCAATTAGGACAAGATCAGCTTTCAAAGGTAATGTTTCCGCTCGGAAAACTCCCTAAGTCTGAAGTTCGGAAAATCGCCGCAGAAGCTGGTTTAGCAACGGCTACTAAAAAGGATAGCACCGGCATTTGTTTTATCGGCGAACGTAATTTTAAAGAATTTTTAAGCAACTACTTACCGGCACAGCCTGGGAAGATGACGACATTAGATGGTGAAGTGAAGGGAACCCATGATGGTCTCATGTATTATACAATCGGGCAGAGGCATGGCTTAGGTATTGGCGGCGCAGGAGAACCATGGTTTGCCATCGGTAAAAATTTAAAAGAAAACATTCTTTATGTTGGCCAAGGTTTTCATAATGAGGCTCTTTATTCTGATTCCCTTCTTGCCGTTAATGTGAGCTGGGTTAGTGACCAAAAACCAATGGAGCCGTTTCACTGCACAGCGAAATTCCGCTACCGTCAGCCTGATATCCCTGTAACTGTAGAAATAATTGATGATAATATTGTAAAGGTGATCTTTGGGGAGCCAGTGAGAGCAATCACGCCTGGCCAATCCGTTGTTTTTTATAATGGTGACGAATGCTTAGGCGGTGCCACCATTGATGAAGTTTACAAAAATAATGAACGCTTAACATACGTGTAG
- a CDS encoding AI-2E family transporter, translating into MGASQGYKWLIRATTLLIIFLCFFVFLKLTPIWKPIFQIILTILLPLFISGFITYLLLPVVEGLHKRGAPRTVAILSIYFLFFGGLGFGLYKLFPQIIKQVKDLSENLPYLVNTYRGWLEEIDFRTEHFPNEIHARIEQGLSGIENTVNQLITSFLEFVKDLVNSLVLFALVPFIVFYMLKDFNIFKKAVWYITPRKWRRPGIELLKDIDESLGNYLRGQLFVCVIIAVVAAIAFWITGMSYPLLFATIVGITNFIPYFGPIIGAVPAVIVASTISMKMVIIVAVIILCLQFIEGNILSPLIVGKSVQMHPVVIILALLVGEEVAGIVGLILAVPILAIFRVVVTHLKLNFEKQIQMADTND; encoded by the coding sequence ATGGGAGCTTCCCAAGGCTATAAATGGTTAATTCGAGCTACTACCTTGCTAATCATATTTTTATGTTTTTTTGTATTTCTGAAGCTAACCCCCATTTGGAAACCAATTTTTCAAATTATTTTAACAATTTTACTGCCACTCTTTATTTCCGGGTTTATTACCTATTTGTTGCTGCCTGTAGTAGAAGGATTACACAAGCGGGGAGCCCCACGAACGGTTGCGATTTTGAGTATTTATTTTCTTTTTTTCGGAGGATTAGGCTTTGGCCTTTATAAGCTTTTTCCGCAAATCATTAAACAAGTAAAGGATTTAAGTGAAAATCTCCCTTATTTAGTAAATACATATCGCGGTTGGCTTGAAGAAATTGATTTTAGAACGGAACATTTTCCAAACGAAATTCACGCTCGAATCGAACAAGGGTTAAGTGGAATTGAAAATACGGTTAACCAACTTATTACTTCTTTTTTAGAGTTTGTAAAAGACCTGGTCAATTCTCTAGTGCTTTTCGCCTTAGTCCCGTTTATTGTTTTTTATATGCTAAAGGATTTTAACATATTTAAAAAAGCAGTCTGGTATATAACGCCGCGGAAATGGAGAAGGCCGGGAATAGAGCTATTAAAAGATATCGACGAATCGCTCGGCAATTATTTACGAGGACAGCTATTTGTTTGCGTAATTATCGCCGTTGTGGCCGCCATTGCTTTTTGGATTACCGGTATGAGCTATCCGCTTTTATTTGCAACTATTGTTGGGATTACCAATTTTATCCCCTACTTTGGCCCGATCATTGGTGCAGTCCCTGCCGTTATTGTTGCATCAACGATTTCAATGAAAATGGTAATCATTGTTGCTGTTATTATCCTTTGTTTGCAATTTATAGAAGGGAATATTTTATCCCCATTAATCGTCGGAAAAAGCGTACAAATGCATCCTGTTGTTATTATTTTGGCGCTTTTAGTAGGGGAAGAAGTGGCAGGTATTGTAGGCTTAATATTGGCCGTTCCGATTTTGGCAATTTTTCGCGTTGTTGTCACACATTTAAAACTGAACTTTGAAAAACAGATACAAATGGCTGATACAAATGATTAA